A stretch of the Parabacteroides timonensis genome encodes the following:
- a CDS encoding RagB/SusD family nutrient uptake outer membrane protein — MKKKYIIAALVACMLSTTACSDFLDREPDRIMTNDQIFADAVMIKSVLANYYGRVTWGQHVDDWGGLTVLDEAAFCNGGPDHRSTFEDDRWRVYDYTLVRDINQFLKGVRETAALTTDEKTPLEGEARFLRAWYYFNVCRSLGGMPIVGDEIFDYQPGMDVSTMQYPRSTEAATYDYVISECQAVYSMLPADKQINSARANKWAARMLEARAALYAASIANYNNKMTQPIRTDGGEVGIPADKASGYYQMALDAAEDVINNSPYELQNKRPDDRGKNFYEAVCVKDNNTEVIWARDYKYPGQTHGFTTNNAPKSHAEDIDNSYLGAVLNLVEDYELINTQTPGQKSLVQTMENGTYKFYNTADEPFKDRDPRLWGTIIYPGAEFKSIPVILQAGQLIQNNGNWEFLTGDLDSKDAQGNLLTAMNGPKESNEQYINKTGFYVRKYLDETPSAGTRGRGSEMWMPRFRVAEAYMIAAEASFELNNGKTEGYINAVRERAGVQPLTKVTFDNIVHENRVEFAFEDHRYWDMKRWRLADKVWNGNNNDEQARHRRLWPYRVVAPGDPNDGKWVFVEDFLFMSPNARYFRMQNYYNFLDLGWINNNPKLVKNPYQ; from the coding sequence ATGAAGAAAAAGTATATAATAGCAGCACTAGTTGCTTGCATGTTATCGACAACTGCTTGTAGTGATTTTTTGGATCGTGAACCGGATCGGATTATGACGAACGATCAGATATTTGCTGATGCGGTTATGATTAAATCTGTTTTGGCAAATTATTATGGTCGGGTAACGTGGGGACAACACGTTGACGATTGGGGGGGATTGACTGTTTTGGATGAAGCTGCTTTTTGTAATGGCGGACCGGATCATCGTTCTACTTTTGAAGATGATCGTTGGCGTGTGTACGATTATACATTAGTTCGTGATATCAACCAGTTTTTAAAGGGAGTTCGTGAAACGGCAGCTTTGACTACTGATGAAAAAACTCCGTTGGAAGGAGAAGCACGTTTTTTACGAGCATGGTACTATTTTAATGTGTGTCGTAGTCTAGGAGGTATGCCAATAGTAGGGGACGAGATTTTCGATTATCAACCAGGTATGGATGTTTCGACTATGCAGTATCCCCGTTCAACAGAAGCTGCTACGTACGATTATGTCATCTCTGAATGTCAGGCTGTTTATTCGATGCTTCCAGCCGATAAGCAAATCAACTCGGCTCGTGCCAATAAATGGGCAGCCAGGATGTTGGAAGCCCGTGCAGCTTTGTATGCGGCATCTATTGCTAATTATAATAATAAAATGACGCAACCGATCCGTACAGATGGTGGCGAGGTCGGTATCCCGGCTGATAAGGCATCAGGTTATTATCAGATGGCTTTGGATGCTGCAGAAGATGTAATTAATAACAGTCCGTATGAGCTACAAAATAAACGCCCTGATGATAGAGGCAAGAATTTTTACGAAGCAGTTTGTGTAAAAGACAATAATACGGAAGTTATTTGGGCACGCGATTATAAATACCCGGGACAAACACATGGCTTTACAACTAACAATGCTCCAAAGTCTCATGCAGAGGATATTGATAATAGTTATTTGGGTGCTGTATTAAATTTGGTGGAGGATTATGAATTGATAAATACTCAGACTCCCGGGCAAAAGAGCTTGGTGCAAACGATGGAAAATGGAACATATAAATTTTATAATACGGCTGATGAACCTTTTAAAGACCGTGATCCGCGTTTGTGGGGAACTATTATTTATCCAGGTGCAGAATTTAAGAGCATTCCTGTGATTCTTCAAGCCGGACAGTTAATTCAGAATAATGGAAATTGGGAGTTTTTAACAGGTGATTTGGATTCAAAGGATGCGCAGGGGAATCTGTTGACTGCTATGAATGGTCCTAAAGAATCTAACGAACAGTATATCAATAAAACGGGCTTTTATGTACGTAAGTATTTGGATGAAACTCCGTCAGCCGGAACTCGTGGACGTGGTTCTGAGATGTGGATGCCTCGTTTTCGTGTAGCGGAAGCATATATGATTGCAGCAGAAGCATCGTTTGAATTGAATAATGGCAAAACCGAAGGTTATATAAATGCCGTACGTGAAAGAGCCGGTGTACAACCTTTGACAAAAGTAACATTCGATAATATCGTGCACGAGAACCGGGTTGAATTTGCTTTTGAGGATCACCGTTATTGGGATATGAAACGCTGGCGTTTGGCGGATAAAGTCTGGAATGGCAATAACAATGATGAACAGGCCCGTCATCGTCGTTTGTGGCCTTATCGTGTAGTTGCACCGGGTGATCCGAATGATGGAAAGTGGGTATTCGTAGAAGACTTTTTATTTATGTCCCCGAATGCACGTTATTTCAGAATGCAGAACTATTACAACTTCCTGGATTTGGGCTGGATCAATAATAATCCCAAATTGGTGAAGAATCCGTATCAATAA
- a CDS encoding DUF3823 domain-containing protein, whose translation MKIISNIFSLVLLLVLFTGCGKDNYDAPESKLVGKITYQGQALNLRGTGEAIQLQLYQDGYEKHDPISVFVGQEGEFSALLFNGEYKLVTRDGNGPWMNRHDTVTVNLSGHSEVNIEVTPYFTISNEQLAVSGTTMTASFTINQIVSTATINKVMLILSKTQFADDVNNVFRKDITEISAGAVNLSADISGNTEIAKAKALYARVGVLANGADQAIYSTVVRLK comes from the coding sequence ATGAAGATTATATCAAATATTTTTTCGTTAGTATTACTACTGGTTCTGTTTACTGGTTGTGGAAAAGATAATTATGATGCACCGGAATCAAAATTGGTCGGAAAAATAACTTATCAAGGACAAGCGTTGAATTTACGTGGTACTGGTGAAGCAATTCAATTACAATTGTATCAGGATGGTTATGAAAAACATGATCCGATTTCTGTTTTTGTCGGACAGGAGGGAGAATTTTCCGCTCTTTTGTTTAATGGAGAATATAAACTGGTAACTAGAGATGGTAACGGACCGTGGATGAATCGGCATGATACGGTAACGGTTAATCTGAGTGGACATTCGGAAGTGAATATTGAGGTCACTCCTTATTTTACAATATCTAACGAACAGTTAGCCGTATCCGGTACGACGATGACAGCTTCTTTTACAATCAATCAAATTGTTTCGACTGCAACGATCAACAAGGTGATGTTGATTTTAAGCAAGACACAGTTTGCTGATGATGTAAATAATGTATTTCGTAAAGATATAACCGAAATATCTGCCGGTGCAGTAAATCTGAGTGCGGATATTAGTGGTAATACAGAAATAGCCAAAGCGAAAGCATTATATGCTCGTGTCGGTGTTTTGGCTAATGGAGCTGATCAAGCCATTTATTCAACGGTTGTACGATTGAAATAG
- a CDS encoding glycoside hydrolase family 2 protein, which produces MKKVVFLTLAFCFFTGGVFTMKAQTPKQFILPTPWTDKALQASVPLPEYPRPQMVRADWLNLNGMWDYMGGKELQDPVSATTVPTFPAKPEQIRIPFPPEAELSGIARKGDTCLWYRRCFTIPTEWKGKNVLLNFGAVDRISTVFVNGKKVGTHTGGYDAFTFDITDFLKSGENSLVVGAYDPNDGRAASGKNGPRGDYTFTSGIWQTVWLEPVEKQYVSQVKLIPDLKNNRLEVIVCADNDGLKVSAVAKDGVTEIAKAEGTVNNKFYIPIQNPRLWSPEDPFLYDLKLQLKNTKGKIVDEVASYFGMRSVSLGKVDGVNRPLLNGKFVFQIGLLDQGYWPDGIFTAPTDEALLYDIELAKRAGFNVIRKHIKVEPQRWYYHCDRLGLMVWQDMPNLWEPDDTDSVTVRKQFREELKVMIDQHISSPSVVMWVPFNENWGAFEATDITDWVKKYDPSRLVNGLSGYNYAPGYRPAYGDPGNGDFVDLHHYGKIEPKAMPRPDEKRAASLGEFGGKGLFVRGHLWPVRNDAYEMMLNKEVLTDTYILMLNELEQMIKYFGLSTAIYTQTTDVEHEINGLVTYDRWVEKMNLEKVKQINQEVIEGTRQK; this is translated from the coding sequence ATGAAAAAAGTTGTGTTTCTTACTCTGGCCTTCTGTTTTTTCACGGGAGGAGTGTTTACTATGAAGGCTCAAACTCCCAAGCAATTCATCTTGCCGACCCCCTGGACGGATAAAGCTTTGCAAGCATCTGTTCCTCTGCCGGAATATCCGCGGCCACAGATGGTGAGGGCAGATTGGTTGAATCTGAATGGTATGTGGGATTATATGGGAGGGAAGGAGTTGCAGGATCCGGTATCGGCGACTACTGTTCCGACGTTTCCTGCTAAGCCGGAACAGATCCGGATTCCTTTTCCGCCTGAGGCAGAATTGTCGGGTATTGCTCGTAAAGGGGATACTTGTTTATGGTATCGCCGCTGTTTTACGATTCCAACGGAGTGGAAGGGGAAAAATGTTTTGTTGAATTTCGGTGCGGTAGATCGTATTTCGACTGTTTTTGTGAATGGAAAGAAAGTGGGAACACATACGGGAGGATATGATGCCTTTACTTTTGATATCACTGATTTCCTGAAGTCGGGAGAGAATTCGCTTGTTGTCGGTGCCTACGACCCTAACGATGGAAGGGCAGCCTCCGGTAAAAACGGACCCCGTGGCGATTATACCTTTACCTCCGGTATCTGGCAGACTGTCTGGTTGGAACCGGTGGAGAAACAATATGTTTCTCAGGTCAAACTGATCCCGGATCTAAAGAATAACCGTTTGGAAGTGATTGTTTGTGCAGATAACGACGGATTAAAAGTTTCGGCAGTTGCTAAAGACGGTGTGACGGAAATAGCGAAAGCGGAAGGAACCGTTAATAATAAGTTTTATATCCCTATACAGAATCCTCGTCTCTGGTCTCCTGAAGATCCTTTCTTATATGATTTGAAGTTACAGTTGAAGAATACGAAAGGTAAGATTGTAGATGAAGTTGCATCTTATTTTGGGATGCGTTCCGTGTCTTTGGGAAAGGTGGATGGAGTAAACCGTCCTTTGTTGAATGGTAAGTTTGTATTTCAGATAGGACTGCTGGATCAGGGATACTGGCCGGATGGCATTTTTACGGCTCCTACGGATGAAGCTTTATTGTATGATATCGAATTGGCTAAACGAGCCGGCTTTAATGTGATCCGTAAGCATATAAAGGTAGAGCCGCAGCGCTGGTATTATCATTGCGACCGTCTGGGATTGATGGTATGGCAGGATATGCCTAATCTGTGGGAACCGGATGATACGGATTCTGTTACTGTCCGTAAGCAGTTTCGTGAAGAATTGAAGGTGATGATTGATCAGCATATCAGTTCACCCTCTGTTGTGATGTGGGTTCCTTTTAATGAAAACTGGGGAGCGTTTGAAGCTACCGATATAACGGATTGGGTGAAGAAATATGATCCGAGTCGTCTGGTTAATGGTCTGTCCGGTTATAATTATGCTCCGGGTTATCGTCCGGCCTATGGCGATCCGGGTAATGGTGATTTTGTCGATCTGCATCATTATGGTAAGATAGAGCCGAAGGCGATGCCTCGTCCGGATGAGAAAAGGGCTGCCTCTCTCGGTGAGTTTGGTGGAAAAGGATTGTTTGTCAGAGGGCATTTATGGCCTGTGCGGAATGATGCCTATGAAATGATGTTGAATAAAGAGGTTTTGACAGACACCTATATTCTCATGCTTAACGAATTAGAGCAGATGATTAAATATTTTGGCTTGAGCACGGCTATCTACACGCAGACGACGGATGTGGAGCATGAGATAAACGGGCTGGTCACTTACGATCGTTGGGTTGAGAAGATGAATCTGGAAAAGGTCAAACAAATCAATCAGGAGGTAATAGAAGGTACGCGACAAAAATAA
- a CDS encoding DUF418 domain-containing protein has translation MKNNPVIVPKQRINSIDALRGFALIGIMLLHCMERFDLTYIPVVDSPFWQRIDTFVFDSMSFLFAGKSYAIFSLLFGLSFFMQMDSQAAKGYDFRGRFLWRLALLLVFGYINGLVYLGEFFAVYAILGVFLIPLYKVPSKWLVILSVLLFLQIPAVISFISLLGNNVPNQPTATVVYMNHLYDLCAQRFMNCTFWDVIDFNLWKGQLAKLLWVFNNYRYLQLFGLFIAGMLIGRMGIHKSEEKMVKYSRMVLPYSIVWFVLFYVIVLLLPVLGVEGFALSVGKTLFKTYANLGMMMIYICGFTLLYYQYNGSKMMDKIAPVGRMSVTNYMAQSMVGVTLFYGFGANLAVHFNYLQSLLVGIVFCLIQIGYSNWWMKRFYYGPIEWLWRTLTWFAKVPLRRK, from the coding sequence ATGAAGAACAACCCTGTAATCGTTCCTAAACAACGGATTAATTCGATCGATGCACTTCGTGGTTTTGCTTTAATCGGAATCATGTTGTTACATTGTATGGAACGTTTTGATCTGACTTATATTCCGGTCGTTGATTCTCCTTTCTGGCAACGTATCGACACCTTTGTTTTCGATTCGATGTCCTTTCTTTTTGCCGGTAAGTCGTATGCCATCTTCTCTCTCCTTTTCGGTCTGAGTTTCTTTATGCAAATGGATTCACAGGCAGCCAAGGGATACGATTTTCGCGGACGTTTCCTCTGGCGCCTGGCCTTATTACTCGTCTTCGGATATATCAACGGCTTGGTTTACCTCGGTGAATTCTTTGCTGTCTATGCCATATTAGGCGTCTTTTTGATTCCGCTTTATAAAGTTCCGTCTAAGTGGCTGGTTATTTTATCTGTTTTATTATTCTTACAGATACCGGCTGTTATCAGCTTTATTTCACTGCTGGGGAACAACGTGCCTAATCAACCGACGGCAACCGTTGTCTATATGAATCATCTGTATGACCTCTGTGCGCAACGGTTCATGAACTGTACATTTTGGGATGTCATCGATTTCAACCTATGGAAAGGACAACTGGCAAAACTCCTGTGGGTGTTTAACAACTATCGTTATCTTCAGTTGTTCGGTCTGTTTATTGCCGGAATGCTGATCGGACGTATGGGAATTCATAAAAGTGAAGAAAAGATGGTAAAATATAGCCGGATGGTATTACCTTACAGTATTGTCTGGTTTGTTTTATTTTATGTGATCGTACTGTTACTCCCGGTTCTAGGTGTAGAAGGTTTTGCCCTTTCTGTCGGGAAAACGCTTTTCAAGACGTATGCCAACCTGGGTATGATGATGATCTATATTTGCGGTTTTACGTTACTGTATTACCAGTATAACGGAAGTAAAATGATGGATAAGATCGCTCCCGTCGGCCGTATGAGCGTAACGAATTATATGGCACAATCGATGGTCGGAGTGACTTTGTTTTATGGCTTCGGGGCTAACCTGGCTGTACATTTCAATTATCTGCAAAGTTTATTGGTGGGAATTGTCTTTTGCCTGATCCAGATCGGTTACAGCAACTGGTGGATGAAACGTTTTTATTATGGCCCGATCGAATGGCTTTGGCGTACACTGACCTGGTTTGCCAAAGTACCTTTACGACGGAAATAA
- a CDS encoding family 43 glycosylhydrolase, which produces MRKLFFISLFGIASLTACLADKPLQTENKTYKNPVIDYSLPDPSLIKAGDGYFYVYATENIRNLPIHRSRNLVDWEEVGTAFTDETRPTFEPKGGLWAPDINYINGQYVLYYSMSVWGGEWTCGIGVATADKPEGPFTDRGMMFRSNTIGVQNSIDQYYIEENGKKYMFWGSFRGIYGIELSDDGLALKEGAEKKQVAGTAYEGTYIHKRGKYYYLFASIGSCCEGLKSTYTTVVGRSENLFGPYVDKQGQPMMENHHEILIRGNEAFVGTGHNSEIVTDKTGNDWMLYHAVSKENPTGRVLMLDQVRWVNDWPEVTGSTPSLEAEAPVF; this is translated from the coding sequence ATGAGGAAATTATTTTTTATATCCCTATTCGGGATCGCATCGCTTACAGCCTGCCTGGCCGATAAGCCGCTACAAACAGAAAATAAGACCTATAAGAATCCTGTCATCGATTACAGTCTTCCGGACCCCAGCCTTATCAAAGCCGGTGACGGTTACTTTTACGTGTATGCAACGGAGAATATCCGTAATCTTCCTATCCATCGTTCCAGAAACCTGGTGGACTGGGAAGAAGTGGGCACAGCCTTCACAGACGAAACCCGCCCGACTTTCGAGCCTAAAGGTGGTCTGTGGGCACCTGATATCAATTATATCAACGGGCAGTACGTTTTATATTACTCCATGTCTGTCTGGGGTGGAGAGTGGACCTGCGGTATCGGAGTCGCAACAGCCGACAAACCGGAAGGCCCTTTTACCGACCGGGGTATGATGTTTAGGAGCAATACGATAGGCGTACAAAACTCCATAGACCAGTATTACATCGAAGAGAATGGTAAAAAGTACATGTTTTGGGGAAGCTTCCGGGGTATTTACGGGATAGAGTTGTCAGACGACGGACTAGCCCTGAAAGAAGGAGCGGAGAAAAAACAGGTAGCCGGTACAGCTTATGAAGGAACCTATATTCATAAACGTGGCAAATACTATTACCTGTTCGCCTCTATCGGCAGTTGCTGTGAAGGATTGAAAAGTACTTATACAACGGTAGTCGGCCGCTCCGAAAACCTGTTCGGCCCTTATGTGGACAAACAGGGGCAACCGATGATGGAGAATCATCACGAGATACTGATCCGCGGAAATGAAGCCTTTGTCGGTACCGGCCATAATTCGGAAATAGTGACTGACAAAACCGGGAACGACTGGATGCTTTATCATGCGGTAAGTAAAGAAAATCCTACCGGCCGCGTCCTGATGCTGGATCAGGTCAGATGGGTGAACGACTGGCCGGAAGTAACCGGCTCTACCCCTTCACTGGAAGCTGAAGCTCCCGTATTCTAA
- a CDS encoding beta-propeller domain-containing protein: protein MKHFAYIFVLSCIHCFSVLAQCGNFAGADYSQGIVFIMENNKIVWQHEAPESNDLWVLPNGNLLFSVGKGVLEVTRQNDTVFYYASESPVFACQRLKNGNTFIGECNAGRLLEVSPKGKIVSEVCILPEGVSDGTFAFMRNARKLDNGNYLVAHYGGEYVKEYNSKGEVVWQVQVPGGPHSVIRLPNGHTLVAVADKTQNPRIVELDKKGNTVWEISNKDIPGEPLKFLGGMQYFPDGRLLFTNWVGHVNPEKRDHLFLVDRDKNILCILKDQEGIQTMSSVFSLDENTGSLH from the coding sequence ATGAAACATTTCGCTTATATATTTGTACTTTCCTGCATTCACTGCTTTAGTGTACTGGCACAATGCGGGAACTTTGCCGGAGCCGATTATTCCCAGGGGATCGTTTTCATTATGGAAAACAACAAGATCGTCTGGCAACATGAGGCTCCGGAATCGAATGATCTCTGGGTACTTCCGAATGGGAACTTATTGTTTTCGGTTGGTAAAGGAGTACTGGAAGTGACCCGGCAAAACGATACCGTCTTTTATTACGCATCAGAAAGTCCCGTCTTCGCCTGCCAACGTCTGAAAAACGGGAATACTTTTATCGGTGAATGCAATGCCGGACGCTTACTGGAAGTTTCTCCCAAGGGGAAAATCGTAAGCGAGGTATGCATCCTGCCGGAAGGTGTTTCGGACGGAACATTTGCCTTTATGCGTAATGCCCGCAAACTGGATAATGGCAATTATCTGGTGGCGCATTACGGAGGGGAATATGTCAAAGAATACAATTCAAAAGGGGAAGTAGTCTGGCAGGTACAGGTTCCCGGCGGTCCCCATTCTGTGATCCGGTTACCGAACGGCCACACATTGGTCGCCGTAGCCGATAAGACACAGAATCCCCGCATCGTCGAATTAGACAAAAAAGGCAACACCGTATGGGAAATATCTAACAAGGATATTCCCGGAGAGCCTTTAAAGTTTCTGGGAGGTATGCAATATTTCCCCGACGGGCGTTTGCTCTTCACAAACTGGGTCGGACATGTGAATCCTGAGAAACGGGATCATCTGTTCCTGGTAGACAGGGATAAGAACATTCTCTGTATATTAAAGGATCAGGAAGGAATACAAACCATGTCTTCCGTATTCAGCCTGGATGAAAATACCGGTTCACTTCATTAA
- a CDS encoding c-type cytochrome, producing MKINWTYIACLCLIALTGCNGNDVFAPDHIWSAGQENGLLVTNRDKKEICLIDTHLKNTGIKATLPTAANDLTETPDRHIWVVCDGVGGSLCELDAKDLSVISQTALGHTPSALLFNRQTGSLWTTQRFNNELWEISPKTKEVLSRISVGREPVDIVSFAGDSLLLIANNLPEMSSLTYPIACQLDIVDVNSKKVVKRLQLPNGSTDVKALATDSKGDYAYAVHLLARYQLPTNQVDRGWMSTNVLSIINLHTQEVENTVLLDTPQKGASNPWNVVVSPDDSKIWISVSGTHELVCVDRTALHDRLARAKDGEKVTPSTKDYAHIPDDAGFLYGIRDFYKTQGKGPRALYATPDKVYTANYYTGELVAFNESGKDMVSSSLGTALASTQKGKGDMYFHDASIGFQEWQSCASCHPNDARMDGLNWDLLNDGMGNPKNTKTLVLSHQTPPCMVSGIRKDAETAVISGIKYILFAASTEEIAPAIDVYLKSLSPVPSPYLVNGNLSEAAQRGKEHFEKNCVSCHSGTYYTDMKQYKVNWTNGPDKNVKMDVPALNEVWRTAPYLYDGRSYTMQEMLKVHGPAETLSDNELGDLAEYVLSL from the coding sequence ATGAAAATAAACTGGACTTATATAGCCTGTCTTTGCCTCATCGCCCTGACAGGATGCAACGGAAATGATGTTTTTGCTCCGGATCATATATGGAGTGCCGGACAAGAAAACGGACTTCTGGTGACAAACCGGGATAAAAAAGAAATATGCCTCATCGATACCCATTTAAAGAATACAGGTATCAAAGCTACATTGCCAACCGCCGCCAACGACCTGACGGAAACGCCCGATCGGCATATCTGGGTGGTATGCGACGGCGTCGGAGGTTCTTTATGCGAGTTGGACGCAAAAGACCTGTCCGTTATCTCTCAAACAGCCTTGGGACATACTCCTTCTGCCCTCTTATTCAACCGCCAGACAGGTTCTTTATGGACAACTCAACGCTTCAATAATGAACTGTGGGAAATATCTCCGAAGACAAAAGAAGTGTTGAGCCGGATCAGCGTAGGCCGCGAACCGGTAGACATCGTTTCATTCGCCGGCGACAGCTTATTACTGATTGCCAACAACCTGCCCGAAATGTCATCGCTCACTTATCCGATTGCCTGCCAGCTGGATATTGTCGATGTAAACAGTAAAAAGGTAGTGAAACGCTTACAGCTTCCAAACGGTTCTACAGATGTAAAAGCATTAGCGACGGACAGCAAAGGCGATTACGCATACGCCGTCCATTTATTGGCACGCTACCAGCTCCCTACCAACCAGGTAGACCGGGGATGGATGAGTACGAATGTCCTGTCCATCATCAATCTGCATACACAGGAAGTAGAGAATACAGTTCTGTTGGACACTCCGCAGAAAGGCGCCTCCAATCCATGGAACGTTGTCGTCTCTCCTGATGATAGTAAAATATGGATATCTGTCTCCGGAACTCACGAACTGGTATGTGTAGACAGAACCGCATTGCATGACCGCTTGGCACGGGCAAAAGACGGCGAAAAAGTAACTCCTTCGACCAAAGATTATGCGCATATCCCGGATGATGCCGGTTTCTTATACGGTATCCGCGATTTCTATAAAACGCAGGGGAAAGGTCCCCGTGCCCTGTACGCCACACCGGATAAAGTCTATACGGCGAATTATTATACCGGAGAGTTGGTTGCCTTCAACGAAAGCGGCAAGGATATGGTTTCTTCCTCATTGGGTACGGCACTCGCATCCACTCAAAAAGGGAAAGGCGATATGTATTTCCACGATGCTTCCATCGGTTTCCAGGAATGGCAGAGTTGTGCCAGTTGCCACCCCAACGATGCCCGCATGGACGGCCTGAACTGGGATTTATTAAACGACGGCATGGGGAATCCTAAAAATACCAAGACATTGGTTTTATCCCACCAGACTCCTCCCTGCATGGTTTCCGGTATTCGTAAAGATGCAGAAACGGCTGTTATCTCAGGTATCAAATATATCTTATTTGCTGCTTCGACAGAAGAAATAGCTCCGGCCATCGATGTATACCTGAAGTCATTGTCTCCGGTTCCAAGTCCTTATCTGGTAAACGGTAATTTATCCGAAGCCGCCCAAAGAGGGAAAGAACATTTCGAGAAGAACTGTGTCTCCTGTCATTCCGGAACTTATTATACGGATATGAAACAGTACAAGGTAAACTGGACGAACGGGCCGGATAAGAATGTAAAAATGGATGTTCCCGCCTTAAACGAAGTATGGAGAACGGCCCCCTATCTGTATGACGGGCGCAGTTACACCATGCAAGAAATGCTGAAAGTCCACGGCCCTGCCGAAACATTATCAGATAATGAATTGGGCGATCTGGCAGAATATGTCTTATCACTATAA